One region of Scophthalmus maximus strain ysfricsl-2021 chromosome 15, ASM2237912v1, whole genome shotgun sequence genomic DNA includes:
- the dctn1b gene encoding dynactin subunit 1 isoform X6 produces the protein MSQTRRSYYTRTTSSGSSRMSSDGGGRPVKVGSPVEVIGKGQRGTVAYIGNTLFASGKWVGVILDEAKGKNDGTVQGKRYFTCEENQGIFVRQSQIQLVDDGADTTSPETPEPGTGKVPKREILEAPKSTKLRGVKPKKTPAPRKTMARRPKQPSRPAGAGGKGAASGSASASAGEMSSSEPSTPAQTPLAAPVIPTLHSPGKPLAPVPSKEEEALRGQVKDLEEKLETLKMKRTEDKAKLKELEKHKIQLEQLQEWKSKMQEQQAELQKHLKEAKREAKEAQEAKERYVEEMADTADAIEMATLDKEMAEERAESLQLEVDSHKEKVDELTMDLEILKHEIEEKGSDGAASSYHVKQLEEQNGRLKEALVRMRDLSSSEKQEHVKLQKQMEKKNVELDSLRSQKEKLQEEMTVAEKTIDELKEQVDAALGAEEMVEMLTERNLDLEEKVRELRETVTDLESINEMNDELQENARETELELREMLDLGAAKIRESEKRVEAAQETVADYQQTIKKYRELTAHLQEVNRELTSQQEASAELQQQPPAEMFDFKIKFAETKAYAKAIEMELRKMEVGQANRHVSLLTAFMPESFLRHGGDHDCILVLLLIPRLICKAELISKQAQEKFDLNDNCVERAGLKGAVGEQMSFAAGLVYSLSLLQATLHKYEQALDQCSVDVYKKIGALYPEMSVHERSLDFLIDLLHKDQLDETVNVEPLTKAIKYYQHLYSIHLADQNEDCTMQLADHIRFTQSALDCMAVEVGRLRAFLHAGQEKADLAVLLKDLETSCSDIRQFCKKIRRRMPGTDAPGIPAALSFGPPVSDTLSDCRKHLTWVVAVLQEVAAAGAQMMSPLGEQEGLSAVKLEDVAFKAGEQIYGSQGANPHECLRQSCGMVIATMNKMATAMQEGEYDSEKPQNKNPPPVDVRASALRAEITDAEGLGMKLEDRETVIKELKKSLKIKGEELSEANIRLSLLEKKLDSSSKDADERVEKIQTRLDEAQTLLKKKEKEFEETMDALQADIDQLESEKAELKQRINSQSKMTIDGLRGAGPSGIASIVTGIAGEEQKVTMMPGVGSASGVQVIDSPLLTQQIEAQRLCIKQLKNDNNRLKAERMRAQLAALPPLHVTKLPSGDGGRPEVLSSALYRKTDQLRETLLQMSANVKVVDITGKSPVTPGAQLLEQTARLQSLSDTLDRLKDEVAEHVVNQQPGARVTSDFATFPSASFVKAKEEKQGDTVLVGRVMMPCARGQEQVHRLVLSQTQLHRVHSLLRT, from the exons ATGTCACAGACTAGGAGGAGCTATTACACTCGG accaccagcagcggcagcagcaggatgagctCGGACGGGGGTGGGCGGCCCGTCAAGGTGGGCTCCCCGGTGGAGGTGATCGGCAAGGGGCAGCGCGGCACGGTGGCGTACATCGGCAACACGCTCTTCGCCTCCGGCAAATGGGTCGGAGTCATCCTGGACGAGGCCAAGGGCAAGAACGACGGCACGGTGCAGGGCAAGCGCTACTTCACCTGCGAGGAGAACCAGGGGATCTTCGTGAGACAGTCACAG ATCCAGCTGGTCGATGATGGAGCAGACACCACCTCCCCAGAGACACCGGAGCCCGGCACCGGCAAAGTCCCCAAACGAG AGATCCTGGAGGCGCCCAAGTCCACCAAACTG CGAGGAGTGAAGCCCAAAAAG ACTCCTGCACCCCGGAAG ACCATGGCCAGAAGGCCCAAG CAGCCCAGTCGTCCTGCGGGCGCCGGTGGGAAGGGGGCCGCTTCCGGCTCGGCCTCAGCCTCCGCAGGAGAGATGAGCAGCAGCGAGCCCAGCACGCCGGCCCAGACCCCCCTGGCTGCTCCGGTCATCCCCACCCTCCACTCCCCCGGTAAACCTCTGGCCCCCGTCCCCAGCAAG gaggaggaggctctcCGAGGGCAGGTGaaggacctggaggagaagctggagacGCTGAAGATGAAGCGGACGGAGGACAAGGCCaagctgaaggagctggagaagcaCAAGAtccagctggagcagctgcaggagtggAAGAGCAAGatgcaggagcagcaggccGAGCTGCAGAAACACCTCAAAGAGGCCAAGAGG GAGGCGAAAGAGGCCCAGGAGGCGAAGGAGCGCTACGTGGAGGAGATGGCGGACACGGCCGACGCCATCGAGATGGCCACGCTGGACAAGGAGATGGCGGAGGAGAGGGCGGAGTCTCTGCAGCTGGAGGTCGACTCCCACAAGGAGAAGGTGGACGAGCTCACCATGGACCTGGAGATCCTGAAGCACGAGATCGAGGAGAAAG GTTCCGACGGTGCTGCCTCCAGTTATCATGTGAAACAGCTGGAGGAACAGAATGGCCGACTGAAGGAGGCGCTGGTCAG GATGCGAGATCTGTCGTCGTCCGAGAAGCAGGAGCACGTGAAGTTGCAGAagcagatggagaagaagaacgTGGAGCTGGACTCTCTGCGGAGCCagaaggagaagctgcaggaggagatgacGGTGGCAGAAAAGACCATCGACGAGCTGAAGGAGCAG GTGGACGCAGCCCTGGGGgcggaggagatggtggagatgctGACGGAGAGAaacctggacctggaggagAAAGTCAGGGAGCTGAGGGAGACGGTCACCGACCTG GAATCCATCAACGAGATGAACGACGAGCTGCAGGAGAACGCCAGAGAGACGGAGTTGGAGCTGCGGGAGATGTTGGATCTCGGCGCCGCCAAAATCAGAGAGTCGGAGAAACGTGTGGAAGCTGCTCAGGAGACCGTCGCCGATTATCAGCAGACCATCAAGAAGTACCGCGAGCTCACCGCTCACCTACAG GAGGTGAACAGAGAGCTGACCAGTCAGCAGGAGGCGTCAgccgagctgcagcagcagccgccagCGGAGATGTTCGATTTCAAGATCAAGTTTGCCGAGACGAAGGCCTACGCCAAG GCCATTGAGATGGAGCTGAGAAAGATGGAGGTGGGTCAGGCCAACAGACACGTTTCTCTTCTGACCGCCTTCATGCCCGAGTCATTCCTTCGTCACGGAGGAGACCACGACTGcatcctggtgctgctgctcatccCCAGGCTCATCTGCAAG gCCGAGCTGATCAGCAAACAGGCCCAGGAGAAGTTCGATCTGAACGACAACTGTGTGGAGCGAGCCGGACTGAAAGGAGCCGTCGGGGAGCAGATGAGCTTTGCTGCCGGTTTGGTTTACTCGCTCAGTCTGCTGCAGGCCACGCTGCACAAATACGAACA GGCTCTGGATCAGTGCAGTGTTGATGTCTACAAGAAGATCGGCGCTCTGTACCCGGAGATGAGCGTCCACGAGCGATCTCTGGACTTCCTCATCGACCTGCTGCACAAAGACCAGCTGGACGAGACCGTCAACGTGGAGCCGCTCACCAAGGCCATTAAATACTATCAG CACCTGTACAGTATCCACCTGGCCGATCAGAACGAGGACTGCACCATGCAGCTCGCCGATCACATCCGA TTTACCCAGAGTGCCTTGGACTGCATGGCGGTGGAGGTCGGCCGCCTGCGGGCGTTCCTGCACGCTGGCCAGGAGAAGGCCGACCTCGCCGTGCTGCTCAAAGACCTGGAGACGTCGTGTAGCGACATCCGACAGTTCTGCAAGAAGATCCGCCGCAGAATGCCAGGGACCGACGCTCCGGGCATCCCGGCCGCGCTCAGCTTTGGCCCGCCG GTGTCGGACACCCTGTCCGACTGCAGGAAGCACCTGACCTGGGTGGTGGCGGTGCTGCAGGaagtggcagcagcaggcgcTCAGATGATGTCACCTCTCGGTGAACAGGAGGGGCTGTCGGCCGTCAAACTGGAGGACGTGGCGTTCAAGGCGGGAGAACAG ATTTATGGCTCTCAGGGCGCCAACCCCCACGAGTGTCTGCGACAGTCCTGTGGCATGGTCATCGCGACCATGAACAAGATGGCCACCGCGATGCAGGAGGGCGAGTACGACTCGGAGAAGCCTCAAAACAAA AATCCTCCTCCGGTCGACGTGCGGGCGTCGGCTCTCAGGGCAGAAATCACCGATGCAGAAGGTCTGGGCATGAagctggaggacagagagacggtCATCAAAGAGCTGAAGAAGTCGCTCAAGATCAAG ggcGAGGAGCTGAGCGAGGCGAACATCCGCCTCAGCCTGCTGGAGAAGAAACTGGACAGTTCGTCCAAAGACGCGGACGAGCGCGTGGAGAAGATCCAGACTCGACTGGATGAGGCTCAGACgctgctgaagaagaaagagaa ggaGTTCGAGGAGACGATGGACGCCCTGCAGGCCGACATCGACCAGCTGGAGTCGGAGAAGGCCGAGCTGAAGCAGCGGATCAACAGTCAGTCCAAGATGACCATCGACGGGCTGAGGGGCGCCGGCCCGTCGGGGATCGCCTCCATCGTCACGGGGATTgcgggag aggaacagaaag TGACCATGATGCCCGGAGTCGGCTCAGCTTCAGGAGTCCAGGTGATCGACTCTCCTCTGCTGACGCAGCAGATCGAGGCTCAGAGACTCTGCATCAAACAGCTGAAGAACGACAACAACAGGCTGAAG GCGGAGAGGATGCGCGCCCAGCTCGCCGCTCTGCCTCCGCTCCACGTCACCAAGCTTCCCTCCGGAGACGGCGGCCGCCCTGAGGTGCTCTCCAGCGCCCTCTACCGCAAGACCGACCAGCTGCGGGAGACTCTGCTGCAGATGAGCGCCAACGTGAAGGTGGTCGACATCACAGGGAAATCTCCAG TGACACCTGGTGCTCAGCTCCTGGAACAAACAGCCAGACTTCAGTCTCTGAGCGACACGCTGGACCGACTGAAG GACGAAGTAGCGGAGCACGTCGTCAACCAGCAGCCCGGAGCTCGAGTGACGTCCGACTTCGCCACTTTCCCCTCGGCGTCGTTTGTGAAG gcgaaggaggagaagcagggCGACACGGTGCTGGTGGGCCGGGTCATGATGCCGTGCGCCCGCGGTCAGGAGCAGGTCCACCGCCTCGTCCTGTCCCAGACTCAGCTGCACAGAGTTCACAGTCTGCTGCGGACCTGA
- the dctn1b gene encoding dynactin subunit 1 isoform X4, with protein sequence MSQTRRSYYTRTTSSGSSRMSSDGGGRPVKVGSPVEVIGKGQRGTVAYIGNTLFASGKWVGVILDEAKGKNDGTVQGKRYFTCEENQGIFVRQSQIQLVDDGADTTSPETPEPGTGKVPKREILEAPKSTKLRGVKPKKTMARRPKQPSRPAGAGGKGAASGSASASAGEMSSSEPSTPAQTPLAAPVIPTLHSPGKPLAPVPSKEDVTMETQEEEALRGQVKDLEEKLETLKMKRTEDKAKLKELEKHKIQLEQLQEWKSKMQEQQAELQKHLKEAKREAKEAQEAKERYVEEMADTADAIEMATLDKEMAEERAESLQLEVDSHKEKVDELTMDLEILKHEIEEKGSDGAASSYHVKQLEEQNGRLKEALVRMRDLSSSEKQEHVKLQKQMEKKNVELDSLRSQKEKLQEEMTVAEKTIDELKEQVDAALGAEEMVEMLTERNLDLEEKVRELRETVTDLESINEMNDELQENARETELELREMLDLGAAKIRESEKRVEAAQETVADYQQTIKKYRELTAHLQEVNRELTSQQEASAELQQQPPAEMFDFKIKFAETKAYAKAIEMELRKMEVGQANRHVSLLTAFMPESFLRHGGDHDCILVLLLIPRLICKAELISKQAQEKFDLNDNCVERAGLKGAVGEQMSFAAGLVYSLSLLQATLHKYEQALDQCSVDVYKKIGALYPEMSVHERSLDFLIDLLHKDQLDETVNVEPLTKAIKYYQHLYSIHLADQNEDCTMQLADHIRFTQSALDCMAVEVGRLRAFLHAGQEKADLAVLLKDLETSCSDIRQFCKKIRRRMPGTDAPGIPAALSFGPPVSDTLSDCRKHLTWVVAVLQEVAAAGAQMMSPLGEQEGLSAVKLEDVAFKAGEQIYGSQGANPHECLRQSCGMVIATMNKMATAMQEGEYDSEKPQNKNPPPVDVRASALRAEITDAEGLGMKLEDRETVIKELKKSLKIKGEELSEANIRLSLLEKKLDSSSKDADERVEKIQTRLDEAQTLLKKKEKEFEETMDALQADIDQLESEKAELKQRINSQSKMTIDGLRGAGPSGIASIVTGIAGEEQKVTMMPGVGSASGVQVIDSPLLTQQIEAQRLCIKQLKNDNNRLKAERMRAQLAALPPLHVTKLPSGDGGRPEVLSSALYRKTDQLRETLLQMSANVKVVDITGKSPVTPGAQLLEQTARLQSLSDTLDRLKDEVAEHVVNQQPGARVTSDFATFPSASFVKAKEEKQGDTVLVGRVMMPCARGQEQVHRLVLSQTQLHRVHSLLRT encoded by the exons ATGTCACAGACTAGGAGGAGCTATTACACTCGG accaccagcagcggcagcagcaggatgagctCGGACGGGGGTGGGCGGCCCGTCAAGGTGGGCTCCCCGGTGGAGGTGATCGGCAAGGGGCAGCGCGGCACGGTGGCGTACATCGGCAACACGCTCTTCGCCTCCGGCAAATGGGTCGGAGTCATCCTGGACGAGGCCAAGGGCAAGAACGACGGCACGGTGCAGGGCAAGCGCTACTTCACCTGCGAGGAGAACCAGGGGATCTTCGTGAGACAGTCACAG ATCCAGCTGGTCGATGATGGAGCAGACACCACCTCCCCAGAGACACCGGAGCCCGGCACCGGCAAAGTCCCCAAACGAG AGATCCTGGAGGCGCCCAAGTCCACCAAACTG CGAGGAGTGAAGCCCAAAAAG ACCATGGCCAGAAGGCCCAAG CAGCCCAGTCGTCCTGCGGGCGCCGGTGGGAAGGGGGCCGCTTCCGGCTCGGCCTCAGCCTCCGCAGGAGAGATGAGCAGCAGCGAGCCCAGCACGCCGGCCCAGACCCCCCTGGCTGCTCCGGTCATCCCCACCCTCCACTCCCCCGGTAAACCTCTGGCCCCCGTCCCCAGCAAG GAGGATGTCACTATGGAAACACAG gaggaggaggctctcCGAGGGCAGGTGaaggacctggaggagaagctggagacGCTGAAGATGAAGCGGACGGAGGACAAGGCCaagctgaaggagctggagaagcaCAAGAtccagctggagcagctgcaggagtggAAGAGCAAGatgcaggagcagcaggccGAGCTGCAGAAACACCTCAAAGAGGCCAAGAGG GAGGCGAAAGAGGCCCAGGAGGCGAAGGAGCGCTACGTGGAGGAGATGGCGGACACGGCCGACGCCATCGAGATGGCCACGCTGGACAAGGAGATGGCGGAGGAGAGGGCGGAGTCTCTGCAGCTGGAGGTCGACTCCCACAAGGAGAAGGTGGACGAGCTCACCATGGACCTGGAGATCCTGAAGCACGAGATCGAGGAGAAAG GTTCCGACGGTGCTGCCTCCAGTTATCATGTGAAACAGCTGGAGGAACAGAATGGCCGACTGAAGGAGGCGCTGGTCAG GATGCGAGATCTGTCGTCGTCCGAGAAGCAGGAGCACGTGAAGTTGCAGAagcagatggagaagaagaacgTGGAGCTGGACTCTCTGCGGAGCCagaaggagaagctgcaggaggagatgacGGTGGCAGAAAAGACCATCGACGAGCTGAAGGAGCAG GTGGACGCAGCCCTGGGGgcggaggagatggtggagatgctGACGGAGAGAaacctggacctggaggagAAAGTCAGGGAGCTGAGGGAGACGGTCACCGACCTG GAATCCATCAACGAGATGAACGACGAGCTGCAGGAGAACGCCAGAGAGACGGAGTTGGAGCTGCGGGAGATGTTGGATCTCGGCGCCGCCAAAATCAGAGAGTCGGAGAAACGTGTGGAAGCTGCTCAGGAGACCGTCGCCGATTATCAGCAGACCATCAAGAAGTACCGCGAGCTCACCGCTCACCTACAG GAGGTGAACAGAGAGCTGACCAGTCAGCAGGAGGCGTCAgccgagctgcagcagcagccgccagCGGAGATGTTCGATTTCAAGATCAAGTTTGCCGAGACGAAGGCCTACGCCAAG GCCATTGAGATGGAGCTGAGAAAGATGGAGGTGGGTCAGGCCAACAGACACGTTTCTCTTCTGACCGCCTTCATGCCCGAGTCATTCCTTCGTCACGGAGGAGACCACGACTGcatcctggtgctgctgctcatccCCAGGCTCATCTGCAAG gCCGAGCTGATCAGCAAACAGGCCCAGGAGAAGTTCGATCTGAACGACAACTGTGTGGAGCGAGCCGGACTGAAAGGAGCCGTCGGGGAGCAGATGAGCTTTGCTGCCGGTTTGGTTTACTCGCTCAGTCTGCTGCAGGCCACGCTGCACAAATACGAACA GGCTCTGGATCAGTGCAGTGTTGATGTCTACAAGAAGATCGGCGCTCTGTACCCGGAGATGAGCGTCCACGAGCGATCTCTGGACTTCCTCATCGACCTGCTGCACAAAGACCAGCTGGACGAGACCGTCAACGTGGAGCCGCTCACCAAGGCCATTAAATACTATCAG CACCTGTACAGTATCCACCTGGCCGATCAGAACGAGGACTGCACCATGCAGCTCGCCGATCACATCCGA TTTACCCAGAGTGCCTTGGACTGCATGGCGGTGGAGGTCGGCCGCCTGCGGGCGTTCCTGCACGCTGGCCAGGAGAAGGCCGACCTCGCCGTGCTGCTCAAAGACCTGGAGACGTCGTGTAGCGACATCCGACAGTTCTGCAAGAAGATCCGCCGCAGAATGCCAGGGACCGACGCTCCGGGCATCCCGGCCGCGCTCAGCTTTGGCCCGCCG GTGTCGGACACCCTGTCCGACTGCAGGAAGCACCTGACCTGGGTGGTGGCGGTGCTGCAGGaagtggcagcagcaggcgcTCAGATGATGTCACCTCTCGGTGAACAGGAGGGGCTGTCGGCCGTCAAACTGGAGGACGTGGCGTTCAAGGCGGGAGAACAG ATTTATGGCTCTCAGGGCGCCAACCCCCACGAGTGTCTGCGACAGTCCTGTGGCATGGTCATCGCGACCATGAACAAGATGGCCACCGCGATGCAGGAGGGCGAGTACGACTCGGAGAAGCCTCAAAACAAA AATCCTCCTCCGGTCGACGTGCGGGCGTCGGCTCTCAGGGCAGAAATCACCGATGCAGAAGGTCTGGGCATGAagctggaggacagagagacggtCATCAAAGAGCTGAAGAAGTCGCTCAAGATCAAG ggcGAGGAGCTGAGCGAGGCGAACATCCGCCTCAGCCTGCTGGAGAAGAAACTGGACAGTTCGTCCAAAGACGCGGACGAGCGCGTGGAGAAGATCCAGACTCGACTGGATGAGGCTCAGACgctgctgaagaagaaagagaa ggaGTTCGAGGAGACGATGGACGCCCTGCAGGCCGACATCGACCAGCTGGAGTCGGAGAAGGCCGAGCTGAAGCAGCGGATCAACAGTCAGTCCAAGATGACCATCGACGGGCTGAGGGGCGCCGGCCCGTCGGGGATCGCCTCCATCGTCACGGGGATTgcgggag aggaacagaaag TGACCATGATGCCCGGAGTCGGCTCAGCTTCAGGAGTCCAGGTGATCGACTCTCCTCTGCTGACGCAGCAGATCGAGGCTCAGAGACTCTGCATCAAACAGCTGAAGAACGACAACAACAGGCTGAAG GCGGAGAGGATGCGCGCCCAGCTCGCCGCTCTGCCTCCGCTCCACGTCACCAAGCTTCCCTCCGGAGACGGCGGCCGCCCTGAGGTGCTCTCCAGCGCCCTCTACCGCAAGACCGACCAGCTGCGGGAGACTCTGCTGCAGATGAGCGCCAACGTGAAGGTGGTCGACATCACAGGGAAATCTCCAG TGACACCTGGTGCTCAGCTCCTGGAACAAACAGCCAGACTTCAGTCTCTGAGCGACACGCTGGACCGACTGAAG GACGAAGTAGCGGAGCACGTCGTCAACCAGCAGCCCGGAGCTCGAGTGACGTCCGACTTCGCCACTTTCCCCTCGGCGTCGTTTGTGAAG gcgaaggaggagaagcagggCGACACGGTGCTGGTGGGCCGGGTCATGATGCCGTGCGCCCGCGGTCAGGAGCAGGTCCACCGCCTCGTCCTGTCCCAGACTCAGCTGCACAGAGTTCACAGTCTGCTGCGGACCTGA